The Pochonia chlamydosporia 170 chromosome Unknown PCv3seq00008, whole genome shotgun sequence sequence CTCCCTCCTTCCATTCATCTCGCCATTTGCCAACCCAGCGCGTCTCAACAGACTGTGCTTATTTTGGCGCGCTACGATTGACTTTGCGCTTCGTCTCCTTCTGAAATTATTATATTCATATTGCAACCGCGGCTTGGCTGTCGACTTGATCGTCTCTTCAGTGCAACCATGGCGTCGCTGACTGGTTTGTTTACCCCTCCAAGCTCACCGCTGGTGGCAACTTGCTGACAATTCCATCCTCAGTCGTGGTCAAGCACCAAGGCAAAAAATATGATATCGAAATCGACCCTTCCTCGACAGGCGAAGACTTTAAGTTGCAGCTTTTCAGTCTTACCAATGTCGAGCCGGACCGACAAAAGATCCTGATCAAGGGCGGCCAGCTCAAGGATGATGCCGACATGACCAAACTGGGGCTGAAGCCCAACCAAGTaatcatgatgatgggcacCCCTGGATCAGGCGGTGGTGATCTCGTTCGCCCAAAGGATAAGATCAAATTCGTTGAGGATATGACCGAGGCCGAACAGGCCCAGCAAGTTGGGGCCACACCAGCTGGTTTGGTCAACCTAGGCAACACCTGCTACCTGAACTCGACCCTTCAAACACTGCGATCAATTCCCGAACTTCAGACCTCACTGCAAAAGTACACACCCAATTCGTCAGGGCTGATGGCTGGTATGGCTTCGGCCGACCTGGCTGCTCAGTTGGCCAGCTTGTACAAAAAGATGGGCGAGACGCAGGATGCATTTCCACCCATGAACTTTCTCACTGCCCTTAGGGTTGTGTTCCCCCAGTTTGCTGAAAAGGCCAAATCAAACAACGGTTACGCCCAGCAGGATGCTGAGGAGGCATGGTCGCAAATTGTCCAGCAGTTGAGCCAGAAGGTCAAGATTAAGGAGTCCGACGATGCTCCCGACATTTCGTTTGTTGACAAGTACATGTCTGGCGAGTTTTCTTCGACTTTGGAAtgcgacgaagaggaagctCGCAATGGTGGCGAGCAGGTTATCCAATCCAAGGACCAATTTTACAAGCTCAACTGCCACATCGACGGGTCTACGAACCATCTTCGAGACGGAATACTAGCGGCTCTGAGCGAAAAACTGGAAAAGAAATCAGACGTTTTGGGCCACGACGCCTCGTACACCAAAAAATCGAAAATCTCCCGCGCCCCCAAGTACTTGACGGTTCACTTTGTACGATTCTTTTGGAAGCGAGAGACGCAGAAAAAAGCCAAGATTATGCGAAAAGTCACGTTCCCACAAGAACTGGATATTGTTGAGTTTTGCTCGGATGAGCTAAAGAAGGCCCTGGTACCCGTGCGCGACAAGGTCCGCGAGGTCAGgaaggatgaggaagacATTGAGCGGGCTCGCAAGCGTCGtaagaagaacaacaatgacgacgTGGGTGATATTCCTGGCGGTGCTGGATTGCCTTcggagaaggagaagaaggaaaagaaggacaaagAGGTTGAGAAGAAACCGGAGACGTCTGCCGATGGAGACACCGAGATGGGTGAGACATACAAGACGGATGCGGAAATTGACGCGGAAAAGAATGCCGCCCTTCTCGCTGCTAAGAAGGAATTGAACGCCTTGATTGACCCGGCACTTCGCAACGATGACGGCGCCAACCAATCTGGATTGTATGAGCTTCGTGGTGTCGTAACTCACCAAGGCGCCAGTGCAGACAGCGGCCACTACACATCCTATGTCAAGAAGTCAGCACCTATTGATCCCAAAACCGGCAAGaaaggcgaggaagacggcaagtggtggtggtttAACGACGACAAAGTGACTGAGGTTACtgttgacaaggttgaggcgttggctggtggaggcgAATCGCACTCTGCGTTGATTTTGCTGTACAAGGCTGTTcccttgccatcatcagaaGGGACTCTGGAGTAAATGAGCAGGTTGGGTAGCTTGACGACGATATGCGAACATGAACTGCAATAGACGGGCAAAATACCTGGCGAGCGGCGACTTTAGCACAGTGTAAGACAGCATCAAATGGGAATAAATAACAAAACTTGTCAAAACCTCATTGTACATGTATACGGGTATCTCTCAAACGCCATCCATGGATCATATAATACAGTATCACCTCACTCGTTCACACATCATCATTTCGACCCTTTATCCTCCCGTTCCCGAACCCGCTCCCGAAACAAGTCCAGTTTCTTCTCCAATCCCACCTTTTGCTGCACCAAATGTCCCCTTTGCACCTCCAAAATAGCAATCTGGTCGGCCGTAGACGTCCCCCTAAATTCCTTGATTGCCTGCCCAATCCCACATTAGCAGCCATCCGAATTGCGAGCAAAGCGAAAATCCCTACCTCTCCCTTTTGTTTATCCGTCTTCAACTGCGCACCCGTAATGGCGCCGACACATATCACGGCCGCTATGGCTACCGACCACACGCCTCTTCTGAACTtttcctgtctggtccactGGTATGCCATTTTGCGCAGAAGTCACCAGAATTCGCGCCAGATTTGCTCCGCCTTCTTTTGTCGTTGGGCCGGTGTCATGCGCTCCGGGGATTCGGATTCAGGCCACAGCGCTGTGAGGGATTCTCGGTTGAAGAGCGCTTCGGTTAGAGGACGGGTGGGCGATTCGGAGCGCGAGCGTAACGTTGAGGAGGCGTGTCTTAGGCGTGGGCGAGAGGGCGGCGGTAGGGGAAGTGATGGTCGCTTGGGGAGGATGGCGAGCTCGACTGCGTTGGATGGGAATTTGGTGGATGAATGGGTGTGAGTTGGCGacatggttggtggttgatgggtGGGATATGACTAagcgatgttgatggagaatgGGTGATGAGATGTAGGAGGAGAACTGGGATTAAATATTGGGGAAGAAAAGAGGTTTTATT is a genomic window containing:
- a CDS encoding ubiquitin C-terminal hydrolase (similar to Coccidioides immitis RS XP_001241966.1), translating into MASLTVVVKHQGKKYDIEIDPSSTGEDFKLQLFSLTNVEPDRQKILIKGGQLKDDADMTKLGLKPNQVIMMMGTPGSGGGDLVRPKDKIKFVEDMTEAEQAQQVGATPAGLVNLGNTCYLNSTLQTLRSIPELQTSLQKYTPNSSGLMAGMASADLAAQLASLYKKMGETQDAFPPMNFLTALRVVFPQFAEKAKSNNGYAQQDAEEAWSQIVQQLSQKVKIKESDDAPDISFVDKYMSGEFSSTLECDEEEARNGGEQVIQSKDQFYKLNCHIDGSTNHLRDGILAALSEKLEKKSDVLGHDASYTKKSKISRAPKYLTVHFVRFFWKRETQKKAKIMRKVTFPQELDIVEFCSDELKKALVPVRDKVREVRKDEEDIERARKRRKKNNNDDVGDIPGGAGLPSEKEKKEKKDKEVEKKPETSADGDTEMGETYKTDAEIDAEKNAALLAAKKELNALIDPALRNDDGANQSGLYELRGVVTHQGASADSGHYTSYVKKSAPIDPKTGKKGEEDGKWWWFNDDKVTEVTVDKVEALAGGGESHSALILLYKAVPLPSSEGTLE